The DNA window CGACAACAAAAATCGGTACACTCAAGAAACAAAATAAAAAACCGGCCATAGCCAGATCAAAAATACGTTTCATAACACTCTCATCCACAGATTACCCCAGTACCATCTGCCGGAGCTATTCGTCATCCGATTTCAGATAATCAGTAAATACCTGCCAGTAACCGCCTTTATCTGGGCCGATCCTTTTTATGAGTCCGGCCTCCTTCAATTTGTTGATGTTTTTTCTGATAGCCTCTCTTGACTTGCCTGTGATACCAGCTAATTGTGCATATGTTATTCTGGAATTTTCAACATATTGTTTATTACAATTTTTTGGAGTTCAGGCAACTTTTCAGACAACTTTTCAGACAACTTTATTTCACGATGTATTGATGGCTTCGTAAAAAGTCCTTTTTGCCCCATTTTCGTCATTCCCGCGAAAGCGGGAATGACAATTTGTACATGTTATTTCCAAACGGGTCCTAAGTTTGAAGGACATGCAAGTGATCACTTGTGGATATCGCCCTGAAATCCGGCCTGTCGAAACTCCCGCACCACGCGGCGGTGTACCTGGTCAAATTCGGGAAGTTCCGCCATTTGGGAGGAAAGCCGCGATTTCCAGAGCTTTTTGAAACGGGCTTCTTTTCTGATGAAGATTTCGTGAGTGTTCGCCAAATCCTTTCCACGCGAGTGCATCTTCTGCCCGACCGCGTCTATTAATTCTCCCAGTTTTAAGAAATCATGGGATACGAGGAACCAGAGGTCATAAAGGTCGCGGGGTTCATTTCGGGCAGGGTCAAAAATGGCGACAATCTTTTCCGCAGCGATCTCATGGAGGGTGTAAACACCAATGATAGCCTCAGCCGGCAAATCCGCATATTCTGCGTAAGTTTTCAGGATCGGTCTCCCTTCAATGGGGAAGACAAGCCGCTCCCGAATCGTGATGTCCACCTTGACCTCCTTGCCCGTGGCGCCAGGCAGGGGACCCTCGTATCCTATGAAAAAAGAATGGCTATTTTCGTGTGGGTGCCGGTCAATGCGGCTGATGTTGAGTTTGATCCCCGAGGCCTGCTGCGCATACTTAAAAGCCTGGTCAAATTGCTCCTGGATATGCTCAAACGAAACTTCATTGCGAAGGGTGAAATCGAGGTCTTCCGAGAAACGATAGTCGGGGACGTAGCATTTCTTGATGGCCGTTCCCCCCTTGAAGGCCAGGATGTCTCGAAGGATCGTTCCAGATAAGCCCACCAGAAACCAGG is part of the Deltaproteobacteria bacterium genome and encodes:
- a CDS encoding nucleotidyl transferase AbiEii/AbiGii toxin family protein is translated as MIAQRNLSLLSNRLARKGGRRIPEAVLERDYCLSWFLVGLSGTILRDILAFKGGTAIKKCYVPDYRFSEDLDFTLRNEVSFEHIQEQFDQAFKYAQQASGIKLNISRIDRHPHENSHSFFIGYEGPLPGATGKEVKVDITIRERLVFPIEGRPILKTYAEYADLPAEAIIGVYTLHEIAAEKIVAIFDPARNEPRDLYDLWFLVSHDFLKLGELIDAVGQKMHSRGKDLANTHEIFIRKEARFKKLWKSRLSSQMAELPEFDQVHRRVVREFRQAGFQGDIHK